Part of the Lentisphaera araneosa HTCC2155 genome, GTCCTATATTATTTGTGATTTTTACTTGGGTGATGCTAAAGTGGTCAAATCGTACGATTGTTCAGCCTCTAAAAGAATTAACAACTCAAGCAAGAAAAGGTGGCATTGAGCAAGCGGGCTTTTCTTATCGACCTCCAATGGAAGTGAGACATTTGGCAGAAAGCTTAAATGAGTATGTAAGCGCTTTGGTAGAGGCAAAAGAATTGGCTTGGCAAGAAGCTAGGCAGAGTGAGTATACTAATGCACGAATTGTCAATATTATGGAGACAGCTGCGGATGCGATTATATGTACGGACTCATCCGGCAATATCATTCAATACAATGCTTCTTTTCGTCGTTTGACGTTTTTGACTGAAGATTATCAAGGTGAAATGAGCTGTCAGGGTTTTTTGCCCAATTTAGAAATTGATGACTACACGCATGATGTGATGGAAACGTTTATTAGTGTTGAACAGACTCAACTTAAGAATACTAATGGTGAGTTGATTGCGATTGAATTATCTATCAGTCATTTTAAATACGAAGATGTCACCTATTTTACGATGGTGATACGCGATATTCGAGAACGAGAAAGAATGCAACAGCAAATTCTGCAAGCACAAAAAATGGAATCAGTCGGTACACTTGCCGCGGGGGTGGCGCATGAGATCAATACTCCTACTCAGTATATAAGAAATTATTGTAATTTTCTTCAAGAAACTTTTGACGATATAAAGAAATATTTATTGTTAGGTAAAGAACTTAAGGACCCCAAGCTATCATCGCTTGCGGAAGAAATAGATGTTGACTTCATTTTGGAAGAAGTTCCTCAAGCTTTAAAAGGCAGTATGGAAGGATTAGATCGAGTTGGTGAAATCGTTAAATCTATGAAAGTTATGGCTCATCCATCTAAAGCGGAGAAGATACCTTACAATATTAATTCCTTACTCAAAGAAGCGACAGTATTAACGAAAAGTCAATGGAAGAAGGTCGCAGAAATTAAATTTTTACTTGATGAATCTATGCCTGAAATCCCTTGTTACCCAGGCTTACTCTCACAAACCTTTATCAACATTATTGTCAATGCGTCACAGGCGATTGAAGAACAGATAAAGAAGCAAACTTTTGAAACTATGGGTGTGATAACGATAAGGACTTCAATGAAAAGACGAAATATTCTTATCAAAATTTCCGATACGGGTATAGGAGTGGACTCCAAGTTTAGTACAAAAATTTTTGATCCCTTTTTCACAACTAAAGAAATAGGGGTGGGTACTGGTCAGGGCTTGGCTTTATCTCATGATTTTGTTGTAGGTAAGCACGGTGGAAGTATAAGTTTTGATTCAAACCCTGGACTTGGTTGTAGCTTTACCATTATGATTCCTTTTGTGAATTAAAAGGCTTGAACTGGCATGCAGAGTTTTTGCTGCTGTATATCACTTATAATCATGTCGATTAATTCATTTGAGAAGCATAGCGTATCTTCACGCTCCATGTATTCGAATGCAATTTTGCAAACTTTATTAATTTCCCTTGGGCAGCCGCGAGAAAATCTGTAAATCATTGATATTGCTTCTGATTGTATTTCAGATTTTTTATCTATTTTGTTTAATCTAAATTCTATATAAGGTGCTATATCGTCCTCTTTGAGGTATGGCAAATAATACATGAGTCCGACTCGTTGAGCAACTGTG contains:
- a CDS encoding sensor histidine kinase → MRISFYTTILVNSCMLVGLTAVGIVFFRANTINNEQARVQLLRQDMVQTKEALILVNQWKKTLDIFLQNPEIGLDRSLEEQIQAVSYINQQYSGNENILKVSQAMHEISDKCQKLSINSSAKDLDKKILDIKALAKDLNKPVLSLQEDLKYRIRRNEQYLEELQKFFSLTVYVCPILFVIFTWVMLKWSNRTIVQPLKELTTQARKGGIEQAGFSYRPPMEVRHLAESLNEYVSALVEAKELAWQEARQSEYTNARIVNIMETAADAIICTDSSGNIIQYNASFRRLTFLTEDYQGEMSCQGFLPNLEIDDYTHDVMETFISVEQTQLKNTNGELIAIELSISHFKYEDVTYFTMVIRDIRERERMQQQILQAQKMESVGTLAAGVAHEINTPTQYIRNYCNFLQETFDDIKKYLLLGKELKDPKLSSLAEEIDVDFILEEVPQALKGSMEGLDRVGEIVKSMKVMAHPSKAEKIPYNINSLLKEATVLTKSQWKKVAEIKFLLDESMPEIPCYPGLLSQTFINIIVNASQAIEEQIKKQTFETMGVITIRTSMKRRNILIKISDTGIGVDSKFSTKIFDPFFTTKEIGVGTGQGLALSHDFVVGKHGGSISFDSNPGLGCSFTIMIPFVN